In the genome of Dioscorea cayenensis subsp. rotundata cultivar TDr96_F1 unplaced genomic scaffold, TDr96_F1_v2_PseudoChromosome.rev07_lg8_w22 25.fasta BLBR01000283.1, whole genome shotgun sequence, one region contains:
- the LOC120254003 gene encoding LOW QUALITY PROTEIN: NAC domain-containing protein 35-like (The sequence of the model RefSeq protein was modified relative to this genomic sequence to represent the inferred CDS: deleted 3 bases in 2 codons), with translation GGGGGEDMHENDLVMPRFRFHPTEEELIEFYLRRKVEGKRFNVELITFLDLYRYDPWELPALAAIGEKEWYFYVPRDRKYRNGDRPNRVTTSGYWKATGADRMIRTESSRNIGLKKTLVFYSGKAPKGIRSSWIMNEYRLPPNVTDQQQKAEISLCRVYKRPGLEDHHQIPASISSKPSSSQNYILLQKKKQINFTTLGNQDSSSSEAEKLVNNQH, from the exons ggaggaggaggaggag AGGATATGCATgagaatgaccttgtgatgccCAGGTTTCGATTCCATCCTACCGAAGAAGAGCTCATCGAG TTCTATCTCAGGCGAAAGGTCGAAGGCAAACGATTCAATGTA GAGCTCATCACCTTCCTTGATCTCTACCGTTATGACCCCTGGGAGCTCCCTG CACTTGCGGCCATCGGTGAAAAAGAATGGTACTTTTATGTTCCTAGAGATAGGAAGTATCGAAACGGTGATCGACCTAACCGTGTGACAACTTCTGGTTACTGGAAAGCCACCGGAGCTGATCGGATGATCAGAACGGAGAGTTCTCGGAATATCGGACTCAAAAAGACACTTGTTTTCTACTCTGGCAAAGCTCCCAAGGGCATAAGGTCTAGTTGGATTATGAATGAATATCGGTTGCCGCCAAATGTTACTGATCAACAACAGAAG GCCGAAATCTCTCTTTGCCGTGTCTACAAAAGGCCGGGGCTCGAAGACCACCACCAAATCCCAGCCTCAATCTCTTCCAAACCATCAAGCTCCCAAAACTACATTCTTTTGCAGAAAAAGAAGCAGATCAACTTCACAACACTTGGAAACCAAGACTCTTCATCATCTGAAGCCGAAAAATTAGTGAACAACCAACACTGA